One region of Sediminispirochaeta bajacaliforniensis DSM 16054 genomic DNA includes:
- the radA gene encoding DNA repair protein RadA codes for MAKKRTLFTCEQCGHQEPKWLGRCPSCGGWNTFREESSSVSSGGSKAHEKTRKLPASEIALNQVAAAEGLRFSSGIEELDRVLGGGVMRGSAVLIGGEPGIGKSTLMMQLVASALPGTRALYISGEESAAQIKMRSDRLGLDASAVDLLCESDLDRIMSVLRKTRPQLVVMDSIQTLISQEAGQVPGTVNQLKYGCHELIDWAREEDSAFFLVAHVTKEGSIAGPKVIEHMVDTVLYFDLADGGLRIVRSTKNRFGSVDELGLFSMEADGLHQVADPGEIFLVRRGGEIPPGIAAAPVYEGSRVLMVELQALTVPAKGGYSRVYSDRIDPGRVSRIAAVLERHLSLRFSDQDIYVNVAGGMKISEVGIELPLAMALYSARTGIPIPKGVTVAGEVSLAGEIRPTGHMDRRRKSAAELGFQRFVGPESTGKERSRSDGGEVRVATIGEAVKAIFKAGSAKP; via the coding sequence ATGGCAAAAAAGCGGACCCTCTTTACCTGTGAACAGTGCGGCCATCAGGAGCCGAAATGGTTGGGACGGTGTCCCTCCTGTGGAGGCTGGAACACCTTTCGGGAGGAAAGCAGCAGCGTGAGCAGTGGAGGAAGCAAGGCTCACGAAAAAACAAGAAAGCTACCGGCATCGGAGATTGCCCTGAACCAGGTAGCGGCGGCCGAGGGGCTTCGCTTTTCTTCCGGGATTGAGGAGCTGGATCGCGTTCTCGGCGGAGGGGTGATGCGCGGTTCCGCCGTTCTCATTGGCGGAGAGCCGGGTATTGGGAAATCAACCCTGATGATGCAGCTTGTGGCCTCGGCCCTTCCCGGTACCAGGGCCCTTTATATCAGCGGTGAAGAGTCGGCTGCTCAGATTAAGATGCGCTCCGATCGCCTGGGCCTTGATGCCTCCGCCGTCGACCTTCTTTGTGAATCCGATCTTGATCGCATCATGTCGGTTCTCCGTAAAACCCGTCCCCAACTGGTGGTGATGGACTCGATCCAGACCCTTATCAGCCAGGAGGCGGGACAGGTTCCCGGTACGGTGAATCAGCTGAAGTATGGTTGTCACGAATTGATCGACTGGGCCCGGGAGGAGGATTCCGCTTTTTTTCTGGTGGCCCATGTGACTAAGGAAGGCTCGATAGCCGGGCCGAAGGTGATCGAACACATGGTGGATACGGTCCTTTATTTCGACCTTGCCGATGGCGGCCTGCGCATTGTTCGCTCGACAAAGAACCGCTTTGGATCGGTGGATGAGCTGGGACTTTTTTCCATGGAGGCCGACGGCCTTCATCAGGTTGCCGATCCCGGGGAGATATTCCTGGTACGGCGGGGGGGCGAGATCCCTCCAGGTATTGCTGCGGCACCTGTTTATGAGGGGAGCCGGGTTCTCATGGTTGAGCTTCAGGCCCTGACGGTTCCTGCAAAAGGGGGCTACAGTCGGGTCTATTCGGACCGCATCGATCCTGGCCGGGTGAGCAGAATTGCGGCTGTGCTTGAACGCCATCTTTCCTTACGCTTTTCCGATCAGGATATCTACGTCAATGTTGCGGGGGGAATGAAGATCAGCGAAGTGGGAATAGAATTGCCTTTGGCCATGGCCCTCTATTCGGCGAGGACCGGGATTCCCATACCGAAGGGGGTCACCGTTGCCGGTGAGGTTAGTCTTGCCGGTGAGATTCGCCCCACCGGGCATATGGACCGTCGGCGTAAAAGTGCAGCTGAGCTGGGCTTTCAGCGTTTTGTCGGTCCGGAATCGACAGGAAAGGAGAGGTCCCGTTCCGATGGCGGCGAGGTCCGGGTTGCCACCATCGGCGAGGCTGTTAAGGCAATATTCAAGGCCGGGTCCGCCAAGCCTTAG
- a CDS encoding TraB/GumN family protein → MQRIDESDTITRLQFEGREIILLGTAHVSRESVDEVRGTIEAESPDHVCVEIDAGRYRSMTEGQNWQSMSIGSVLRQRRGFLLLANLALASFQRKLGSELGNKPGEEMMAAIEAAKSVGADFSFCDREIQVTLRRAWAKSSFWNKNKMIASLFGSVFGSEKLSEEEIEQLKRKNALEEMMGELAGYLPSVKEVLIDERDRYLATKIFEAPGKKIIAVIGAGHAEGIVHILDELSKGNMDRDLSAIEAVPPPAKITKALPWIIPAIVIAIIAYGFARSGLGQGIEMFGYWVAVNGALAGLGAIISLAHPITILVTIAAAPFTSLNPTIGVGIVSGILEGALRKPRVSDFEHLHDDILSVKGFFRNRFTHALIVFFLTSIGSSIGTFVAFPFLLSLLH, encoded by the coding sequence ATGCAAAGAATTGACGAAAGCGACACCATTACGCGCTTACAGTTTGAAGGGAGAGAGATCATCCTCCTCGGTACGGCCCATGTCTCCAGAGAAAGCGTCGATGAGGTTCGAGGTACCATCGAGGCAGAATCTCCGGATCATGTTTGCGTAGAGATCGATGCCGGCCGCTATCGCTCCATGACCGAGGGACAAAACTGGCAAAGCATGAGCATCGGAAGCGTACTGCGCCAGCGCCGGGGCTTTCTTCTTCTTGCAAACCTTGCCCTCGCCTCCTTCCAGCGTAAGCTTGGAAGCGAGCTGGGAAACAAACCGGGAGAGGAGATGATGGCAGCTATCGAGGCGGCAAAATCGGTGGGTGCCGATTTTAGCTTCTGCGACCGAGAAATCCAGGTAACCCTCCGCAGGGCCTGGGCAAAAAGCTCCTTTTGGAACAAAAACAAGATGATTGCCAGCCTTTTCGGATCCGTTTTCGGTTCGGAAAAATTGAGTGAAGAAGAAATAGAACAGCTAAAGCGGAAAAACGCGCTGGAAGAGATGATGGGAGAGCTGGCCGGGTATCTTCCTTCGGTCAAGGAAGTTCTTATAGATGAGCGGGATCGCTATCTTGCAACAAAAATCTTTGAAGCACCGGGAAAAAAAATCATTGCGGTCATAGGTGCAGGCCATGCGGAAGGAATCGTTCATATCCTGGACGAACTCTCCAAAGGGAATATGGACCGAGACCTTTCCGCAATCGAAGCGGTACCTCCTCCGGCAAAGATAACAAAGGCCCTGCCGTGGATCATTCCGGCAATCGTTATCGCAATCATCGCCTACGGCTTCGCCCGTTCGGGTCTGGGCCAGGGGATCGAGATGTTCGGCTACTGGGTTGCCGTCAACGGGGCCCTGGCCGGCCTTGGAGCGATTATCTCCCTCGCCCATCCTATTACCATTCTGGTGACCATTGCTGCTGCCCCCTTTACAAGCCTCAATCCGACCATCGGCGTCGGTATCGTCTCGGGCATCCTGGAAGGGGCCTTGCGGAAACCGCGGGTTTCCGACTTTGAACACCTTCACGACGATATTCTTTCGGTAAAGGGCTTCTTTCGGAACCGTTTTACCCACGCCCTGATTGTCTTCTTTCTCACCAGCATCGGAAGTTCAATCGGCACCTTTGTTGCCTTTCCCTTTTTGCTGAGCCTTCTCCACTAA
- the add gene encoding adenosine deaminase gives MITTRLERERVESLIRAIPKTEIHLHLEGMTGVETVWKLKEKNHLDFPGITTREELVRRFQVKSLDEFIDLFINVIQNCFQEEEDIAYLIDDASRYLIENNVSYAEIFFAPSKFVQNGFSFSRIADLLDEGAAKLKAEKQIEVKFIIDVSRSFGKENAMRNLNLTLSNPKSSIIGIGLGGAESQGPAIDYIDVFTQAKTAGLHVVAHAGEDVGPESVWSAVQDLDVERIGHGISSIQDPKLMKLLADRQIPLEVCPTSNVFTRKYVSAYEQHPIRPFYEQGLYVTLNTDDPSIFGVELVEEYYKMYEHGLFSIQELIAIMKNGIYATFLAKEEQDRLWNNAEKAIAAFPDQDVLKG, from the coding sequence ATGATAACAACCAGGCTTGAGCGGGAACGAGTGGAATCTCTGATTCGTGCCATTCCAAAAACAGAAATACACCTCCACCTCGAAGGTATGACTGGTGTGGAAACCGTTTGGAAACTAAAAGAAAAAAATCATCTTGATTTCCCCGGTATCACCACCCGTGAGGAGTTGGTGCGACGTTTCCAGGTCAAAAGCCTTGATGAGTTTATCGACCTTTTTATCAATGTGATACAAAATTGCTTTCAAGAAGAAGAGGATATCGCTTATCTGATCGACGATGCCAGTCGCTACCTTATTGAAAACAATGTCTCCTACGCTGAAATATTCTTTGCTCCGAGCAAGTTTGTCCAAAATGGGTTTAGCTTTTCTCGCATCGCAGACCTTTTGGACGAGGGAGCGGCAAAGCTAAAAGCCGAAAAGCAGATCGAGGTGAAATTCATCATAGATGTTTCCAGAAGCTTTGGAAAAGAAAACGCCATGCGGAATTTGAATCTGACCCTTTCCAATCCGAAATCATCGATCATCGGAATCGGGCTTGGCGGGGCTGAAAGCCAAGGACCTGCTATAGATTATATTGATGTTTTTACCCAAGCAAAAACGGCTGGTCTACATGTTGTCGCTCATGCTGGTGAGGATGTCGGACCGGAGTCCGTATGGAGCGCTGTGCAAGACCTGGATGTGGAAAGGATTGGTCATGGCATCAGTTCAATACAGGATCCAAAACTGATGAAACTGCTTGCCGATCGCCAGATTCCACTTGAAGTTTGCCCGACCAGTAATGTCTTCACTAGAAAATATGTCAGTGCCTATGAGCAACATCCGATTAGGCCTTTTTATGAACAAGGTTTGTATGTCACCCTTAATACCGATGATCCTTCGATTTTCGGTGTTGAGCTTGTAGAAGAGTATTATAAAATGTATGAGCACGGTCTGTTTTCAATTCAGGAACTTATCGCCATCATGAAAAACGGGATCTACGCAACTTTCCTTGCCAAAGAAGAACAGGATAGGCTTTGGAATAATGCAGAGAAAGCAATAGCAGCGTTTCCCGATCAGGATGTCCTGAAGGGATAG
- a CDS encoding DUF4954 family protein: MVRKKNDKAIGAGFVPQEFLREGEDEYRFRNAGDLSRSYRALSAREVEILVRNGNCADDWNAILVAEGFNPERVERCTFHGKIRIGALEEGYLEYHDLKLPIGIRDSVIISSDIGDNVAIRNLGYLAFYIIENEVILMSIEEMVTTNHAKFGNGIVMEGEDPNVRIRLEIGNENGKRAIYPFDGMLSADAYLWSRFRDNQSLIQAFEAMTDAAFEHRRGTYGRIGTGSVIKSCRILKDIKVGEGAYIKGANKLKNLTVNSSAEYPSQIGEGVELVNGIIGYGCHLFYGVKAVRFILANHSNLKYGARLINSYLGENSTISCCEVLNALIFPGHEQHHNNSFLCAATVLGQSNIAAGATIGSNHNSRGPDGELFAGRGFWPALATSLKHNSKFASYTLLAKGAYPAELHIPLPFTLVSNNETKGRIEMMPGYWFRYNMYALARNSWKYGVRDKRKDPDQKIEFDFLAPDTAEEMRKALSLLEIWAGLYIDNIIISSDDNIKTSLLDYTFAFHPLPEIPPVLRPIAARGSAWFEIQKEAADEIPVPAYGIEKSKRDTIIIRAFTGRRWYREMILLYGVEQLAAFCSRHGFSLSDGIAVLEKKAAGVQTVWHNIGGQLISDAQMRKLQSDIVSGDIDSWHGLHQRYREQGISYPDEKAAHAFSLFRTFHSGPIEDALDRAVEIRELIARNTRQSREKDYQNNFRKMAYASQEEMYAVLGTIKDDSFIKSIEEKAVSFRKELRRLKKGISVTDNIE, translated from the coding sequence ATGGTACGGAAAAAGAACGACAAAGCAATCGGTGCCGGCTTTGTGCCCCAAGAATTTCTCCGGGAAGGAGAAGATGAGTATCGATTCAGGAACGCCGGAGACCTATCCCGCTCCTACCGCGCCCTTTCGGCCCGGGAAGTGGAAATTCTCGTACGAAACGGCAATTGTGCCGACGACTGGAACGCCATTCTTGTCGCCGAGGGGTTCAACCCCGAGCGAGTGGAACGGTGTACCTTCCACGGCAAGATTAGAATCGGTGCCCTGGAGGAGGGGTACCTCGAATATCACGATCTCAAGCTTCCTATCGGTATCAGGGATTCGGTGATCATCTCCTCGGACATCGGTGACAACGTGGCCATCAGGAACCTCGGTTACCTCGCTTTTTACATTATCGAAAACGAGGTAATCCTTATGAGTATCGAGGAAATGGTCACCACAAACCATGCAAAATTCGGAAACGGCATTGTCATGGAAGGAGAAGATCCCAATGTAAGGATCCGGCTCGAGATAGGAAACGAGAACGGCAAACGGGCGATCTATCCCTTCGACGGCATGCTCTCCGCCGATGCCTACCTCTGGTCCCGTTTTCGTGATAACCAGTCACTTATACAAGCTTTTGAAGCCATGACAGATGCCGCCTTTGAGCATCGTCGCGGCACCTACGGCAGGATAGGCACCGGATCGGTCATAAAAAGCTGCAGGATACTCAAGGATATCAAGGTCGGCGAGGGAGCCTACATCAAGGGTGCAAACAAGTTAAAGAACCTCACCGTCAACAGTAGCGCAGAGTATCCAAGCCAAATTGGTGAGGGAGTGGAGCTGGTAAACGGCATCATCGGTTATGGTTGCCACCTCTTCTATGGCGTAAAGGCCGTTCGCTTTATTCTTGCAAACCATTCGAATTTGAAGTACGGAGCACGACTGATCAACAGCTATCTCGGTGAAAATTCAACCATAAGCTGCTGCGAGGTTCTCAATGCCCTGATTTTTCCGGGCCACGAACAGCACCACAACAACAGCTTTCTCTGTGCAGCCACGGTTCTCGGCCAATCCAATATCGCCGCCGGGGCAACGATCGGCTCAAATCATAACAGCAGAGGCCCGGACGGAGAGCTCTTCGCCGGAAGAGGATTCTGGCCGGCTCTTGCGACAAGCTTGAAGCATAACAGTAAATTCGCAAGCTATACCCTCCTGGCAAAGGGTGCTTACCCGGCAGAGTTGCATATTCCGCTTCCCTTTACGCTGGTTTCAAACAACGAAACAAAGGGAAGGATCGAAATGATGCCGGGTTACTGGTTCCGCTACAACATGTATGCCCTTGCAAGAAACTCCTGGAAATACGGAGTCAGGGACAAACGGAAGGACCCGGACCAGAAGATTGAATTTGACTTCCTCGCTCCGGACACAGCCGAAGAGATGCGAAAAGCTCTTTCGCTTCTGGAAATCTGGGCGGGGTTATATATTGATAATATCATTATATCATCTGATGACAATATTAAAACATCACTTCTCGATTACACCTTTGCGTTTCATCCCCTGCCGGAAATTCCGCCGGTATTGCGGCCCATTGCAGCTCGAGGCTCAGCTTGGTTCGAAATCCAGAAGGAAGCGGCCGACGAAATCCCTGTTCCCGCTTACGGCATCGAAAAGAGCAAGAGAGATACGATCATCATACGAGCTTTTACAGGGCGTCGCTGGTACAGGGAGATGATACTGCTCTACGGCGTGGAACAACTGGCGGCCTTCTGCTCACGACACGGCTTCTCCCTTTCGGACGGAATCGCCGTTCTGGAAAAAAAGGCCGCAGGGGTCCAGACCGTATGGCACAATATCGGCGGACAACTCATAAGTGATGCCCAAATGCGGAAACTCCAATCAGATATCGTCAGCGGCGATATCGATAGCTGGCACGGTCTCCACCAACGTTACCGGGAACAGGGAATAAGCTACCCCGATGAAAAAGCGGCCCATGCCTTCTCTCTCTTCAGGACGTTTCATTCAGGTCCCATTGAAGATGCTCTTGATCGGGCAGTCGAAATCCGTGAGCTCATTGCCCGGAATACAAGGCAAAGCAGGGAGAAGGATTACCAAAACAACTTCAGAAAGATGGCTTACGCCTCACAGGAAGAGATGTATGCGGTGCTTGGAACCATTAAGGACGACTCTTTTATCAAGAGCATAGAAGAGAAGGCTGTAAGCTTTCGAAAAGAGCTGAGGCGCTTAAAAAAGGGTATCTCGGTTACTGATAATATCGAATAG
- a CDS encoding NifU family protein — translation MELELEGKVKKAIQDIRPSLQADGGDIELVTVGENGKVSVRLTGACNGCPMAQITLKQGVERYLKETIPEIKSVDAV, via the coding sequence ATGGAACTGGAACTTGAAGGAAAGGTAAAAAAGGCCATTCAAGATATCCGACCTTCGTTGCAAGCAGATGGTGGCGATATTGAATTGGTTACGGTAGGAGAAAACGGGAAGGTCTCCGTTCGACTCACCGGGGCTTGTAATGGCTGCCCAATGGCCCAAATCACCCTAAAGCAGGGCGTAGAGCGCTATCTGAAAGAGACCATCCCCGAAATCAAATCGGTGGATGCCGTCTAA
- a CDS encoding ParA family protein yields the protein MSGKIIAYANQKGGVGKTTSAVNIGAYVAEADKKVLLVDFDPQGNLSSSVGADKGRPGAYDVLMGTSPLDETVQETTVRNLFVVPSNIDLTGANVELIEEKDREFFLRNAFAASKLEFDYIFIDCPPSLGLLTLNGLAAASHVFIPLQCEYFALEGLSLLLQSIRRVQKSLNPNLGIGGIFFTMYDSRTKLANEVVQEVAGYFKEKVFKTIIPRNVRLSEAPSHGVPINQYDASCIGAKSYQKLAQEVIHRV from the coding sequence ATGAGCGGTAAGATCATTGCATATGCAAATCAAAAAGGCGGTGTCGGAAAAACGACCTCGGCCGTTAATATCGGGGCTTATGTAGCCGAAGCCGATAAGAAAGTTCTTCTGGTCGATTTTGATCCCCAGGGAAATTTGTCCAGCAGCGTCGGTGCAGATAAGGGACGACCGGGGGCCTATGATGTTCTTATGGGTACAAGCCCTTTGGATGAAACCGTTCAGGAGACGACGGTGCGGAACCTTTTTGTCGTACCGTCCAACATCGATCTTACCGGTGCCAATGTCGAATTGATTGAAGAGAAGGATCGGGAGTTTTTTCTTCGGAATGCCTTTGCTGCCTCAAAGCTGGAGTTTGATTATATCTTTATTGATTGCCCTCCCAGCCTTGGTTTATTGACCCTCAATGGGCTGGCAGCGGCTTCTCATGTTTTTATTCCTTTGCAGTGCGAATATTTTGCCCTTGAGGGCCTAAGTCTTCTGTTACAGTCGATTCGGCGAGTCCAGAAGTCTTTGAATCCCAATCTGGGTATAGGTGGCATCTTTTTCACCATGTATGACTCCAGAACAAAATTAGCCAATGAAGTGGTTCAGGAGGTTGCAGGTTATTTTAAGGAGAAGGTGTTTAAAACCATTATTCCCCGCAACGTACGTCTTTCCGAGGCACCGAGCCATGGCGTTCCGATCAACCAGTATGATGCGAGTTGTATTGGTGCGAAAAGCTATCAAAAACTTGCCCAGGAGGTAATTCATCGTGTCTAA
- a CDS encoding ParB/RepB/Spo0J family partition protein, which produces MSKKALGRGIEALIHQADDSLELPEELKGDVSSLPLRKIRTNPDQPRKHFDEEALRELADSIRNQGVIQPIIVDEESAHGLHTIVAGERRFRAARLAGLSEIPVIIRAFSEEDKLEIALVENVQREDLNPVEEAQAYRHLMDAMNLSQDAVARKVGKKRSTVANSLRLLKLPEDVQDSLVKGELTAGHARAILSVLNPADQRILYGRILQHGLSVRETEDQASALNKGMRATEQKEEKTPANRAPELRSIEQKFLDALGTKVTIRGSLKKGKIEIAYYSMDDLERLFDIISNRDTLF; this is translated from the coding sequence GTGTCTAAAAAAGCCCTGGGCCGGGGCATTGAGGCCCTTATTCATCAGGCTGATGATTCTCTGGAGCTTCCTGAAGAGCTCAAGGGGGATGTCTCAAGCCTCCCTTTGCGGAAGATCCGCACCAATCCCGATCAGCCTCGAAAGCATTTCGATGAGGAAGCATTGCGGGAGCTTGCAGATTCGATTAGGAACCAAGGAGTCATACAGCCGATTATCGTGGATGAGGAGTCGGCGCACGGCCTTCATACCATTGTAGCGGGAGAACGACGTTTCAGGGCGGCCCGACTTGCCGGCCTGAGCGAGATTCCTGTTATTATTCGCGCTTTCAGCGAAGAGGATAAGCTGGAAATCGCTTTGGTAGAAAATGTACAGCGAGAGGATCTGAATCCTGTTGAGGAGGCTCAGGCCTATCGTCACCTCATGGACGCGATGAATTTGAGCCAGGATGCAGTTGCCAGGAAGGTTGGGAAGAAGCGTTCGACGGTTGCCAATAGTCTTCGTTTGCTAAAGCTGCCGGAAGATGTCCAGGATTCTCTGGTAAAGGGAGAATTGACCGCAGGTCATGCCCGGGCCATCCTGTCGGTCCTCAATCCGGCGGATCAGCGGATTCTCTACGGAAGAATCCTTCAGCACGGGCTTTCGGTCAGGGAGACCGAGGACCAGGCTTCCGCTTTAAACAAAGGCATGCGGGCGACGGAGCAGAAAGAGGAAAAGACTCCTGCCAACCGCGCTCCGGAACTGCGCTCCATAGAGCAGAAATTTCTCGATGCCCTGGGAACCAAAGTAACTATTCGTGGTAGCCTTAAAAAAGGAAAGATCGAGATCGCCTACTACTCGATGGACGATCTTGAACGGCTATTCGATATTATCAGTAACCGAGATACCCTTTTTTAA
- a CDS encoding tetratricopeptide repeat protein, which yields MKPIIRMMEAALAAIAMLLLFSLLITACAGTKEAEKTVQPEVEIPPYESISSLLAAGKPEEALEAFEKAYADDPDSFETALLRSGLLVSIGKTDEAKEALKTALEKEPDNPDALFTGALIAGLDGERSQEKALLESVVEKAPDHGRALAALGELYMEDKEYDKAEDSFEKSIEAEPDNFVARAGYGNLLLRQKKYEESVEQLNKAVEEFPDYPFSYVDRGKAKAGLGDTQDAVTDLSKAIELDPEHYWHYIDRGKLYLYQGDIEKAEADFTSAKKIDPDYFLSYVYLAGINSDKKNWSGALADYKATMERRPDYYYAYEPAATAAFLSEDYAWAAEMYQKAYENEPDEHGYALMHGISLFEAGKEQAAQAYFREKMGTLPRDTYYYDIARTFVERGYDGYLVSKLNLEKQMPLKIRAYFYLGLFYRWAGSDTLANRYLGEVRDNALFGMFETEIAENLLEKEGPSEDAKN from the coding sequence ATGAAACCGATAATCCGAATGATGGAGGCGGCCCTTGCCGCCATCGCGATGTTGCTCCTTTTTTCTCTCTTGATCACTGCTTGTGCAGGCACGAAAGAGGCGGAAAAAACGGTCCAACCTGAGGTGGAGATTCCTCCTTACGAAAGTATCAGCTCCCTCCTCGCAGCAGGAAAGCCCGAAGAGGCCTTGGAAGCCTTTGAAAAAGCCTATGCCGATGATCCCGATTCATTTGAAACTGCGTTGCTCCGCTCAGGGCTTTTAGTAAGTATCGGTAAAACCGATGAGGCAAAAGAGGCCCTGAAGACGGCTCTCGAAAAAGAACCTGATAACCCCGATGCTCTATTCACCGGTGCCTTGATTGCCGGACTTGACGGTGAGCGAAGCCAGGAGAAAGCATTGCTGGAATCCGTTGTGGAAAAGGCGCCCGACCATGGCAGAGCCCTTGCCGCCCTGGGTGAGTTGTACATGGAGGATAAGGAATACGATAAGGCTGAAGACTCCTTTGAAAAAAGTATCGAAGCGGAACCGGATAATTTCGTTGCACGGGCAGGCTACGGAAACCTGCTACTGAGGCAGAAAAAATATGAAGAGTCCGTCGAACAGCTCAACAAGGCGGTAGAGGAGTTTCCCGATTACCCCTTTTCCTATGTGGACAGAGGCAAGGCAAAGGCGGGCCTGGGAGATACACAGGATGCAGTCACCGATCTAAGCAAGGCGATAGAACTCGATCCCGAACACTACTGGCATTATATCGATCGGGGTAAACTTTATTTGTATCAAGGCGACATAGAAAAGGCTGAAGCAGATTTCACCTCTGCAAAGAAGATCGATCCCGATTACTTTCTCTCCTACGTCTACCTCGCAGGGATCAACAGCGACAAGAAAAATTGGTCCGGAGCCCTTGCCGACTACAAGGCCACGATGGAACGGCGGCCCGATTACTACTACGCCTACGAACCGGCAGCCACGGCGGCTTTTCTTTCGGAGGATTATGCCTGGGCCGCAGAAATGTATCAGAAAGCCTACGAAAACGAGCCTGATGAACACGGCTACGCCCTTATGCATGGAATCAGTTTGTTTGAGGCGGGAAAAGAGCAAGCAGCACAAGCATATTTTAGAGAAAAGATGGGAACGCTGCCCCGGGATACCTATTACTATGATATTGCACGGACTTTTGTCGAACGGGGATATGACGGCTATCTTGTTTCAAAGTTGAATCTGGAAAAGCAAATGCCCTTGAAAATCAGGGCCTATTTCTACCTTGGCCTCTTCTACCGTTGGGCCGGAAGCGATACCCTGGCAAACCGTTACCTCGGAGAGGTCAGGGACAATGCTCTCTTCGGAATGTTCGAAACCGAAATTGCCGAAAATCTGCTTGAAAAGGAAGGACCTTCTGAAGATGCAAAGAATTGA